A single Anopheles arabiensis isolate DONGOLA chromosome 2, AaraD3, whole genome shotgun sequence DNA region contains:
- the LOC120897178 gene encoding hydroxysteroid dehydrogenase-like protein 2, whose translation MINTGKLAGRTLFITGASRGIGKAIALRAAQDGANVVVAAKTADPHPKLPGTIYTAAKEIEAAGGKALPCVVDVRDEGAVRTAVQNAVAKFGGIDIVVNNASAISLTPTEQTEMKRYDLMHQINTRGTFLVSKECIPYLRKSNHAHILNISPPLNMAPHWFSNHVAYTMAKYGMSMCVLGMAKELESANIAVNALWPRTAIHTAAMEMLTGKESDQFSRKPEIMADAAYVILSKEPRLVTGKFLIDDEVLQAEGITDLKQYACVPENADKLMPDFFLDVEPEKLVEFAAEGSHAASLKKPAGEAAAGGKIEGLFQKIESLLSEEIVRKTGAVYEFKVKGEESGTWFADLKNGTGKVGKGNPPATADAVLTMDSKHFFDMFTGKLKPANAFMTGKLKISGDLQKAMKLEKLMGGLKSKL comes from the exons ATGATTAATACCGG AAAGCTAGCTGGACGCACGCTCTTCATCACGGGAGCATCGCGCGGTATTGGCAAGGCGATCGCTCTACGAGCCGCTCAAGATGGGGCTAATGTTGTGGTCGCGGCCAAGACAGCCGATCCTCATCCAAAACTGCCCGGCACGATCTACACAGCAGCAAAGGAAA TTGAAGCCGCCGGAGGCAAGGCGCTGCCGTGTGTGGTAGACGTCCGCGATGAAGGTGCCGTGCGTACCGCTGTACAGAACGCAGTGGCCAAGTTCGGTGGAATCGATATTGTAGTCAACAATGCCAGCGCAATCTCACTAACGCCCACGGAACAAACCGAAATGAAGCGATACGATCTAATGCACCAGATCAACACTCGTGGCACCTTCCTGGT CTCAAAAGAATGCATTCCCTACCTTCGCAAGAGCAACCATGCACACATCCTGAACATTTCGCCACCGCTAAACATGGCCCCGCACTGGTTCAGCAATCACGTCGCCTACACGATGGCCAAGTACGGCAtgtctatgtgtgtgctcGGTATGGCGAAGGAGCTGGAGAGTGCCAACATTGCGGTGAACGCTCTCTGGCCCCGCACGGCTATCCACACCGCAGCCATGGAGATGCTGACGGGTAAGGAAAGCGATCAGTTCTCGCGCAAACCCGAAATCATGGCCGATGCAGCGTACGTCATCCTCTCGAAAGAGCCCCGGCTCGTGACGGGCAAATTCCTCATCGACGATGAGGTGCTACAGGCAGAGGGCATCACGGATCTGAAGCAGTACGCTTGCGTGCCGGAGAATGCGGACAAACTGATGCCGGACTTTTTCCTCGACGTTGAGCCGGAGAAGCTGGTAGAGTTTGCGGCGGAAGGCAGCCATGCGGCTTCGTTGAAGAAGCCTGCTGGCGAAGCCGCTGCCGGTGGCAAGATTGAGGGACTGTTCCAGAAGATCGAAAGTCTGCTGAGTGAAGAGATTGTTCGCAAGACGGGTGCCGTCTACGAGTTCAAAGTGAAGGGCGAGGAATCCGGCACGTGGTTCGCCGATTTGAAGAACGGCACCGGCAAGGTGGGCAAGGGTAACCCGCCGGCAACGGCCGATGCCGTGCTGACGATGGATTCGAAGCACTTTTTCGACATGTTCACGGGCAAGCTGAAGCCAGCGAATGCATTTATGACGGGCAAGCTGAAGATCTCCGGTGATCTGCAGAAGGCGATGAAGCTCGAAAAGCTTATGGGTGGACTGAAGTCCAAGCTGTAA
- the LOC120897180 gene encoding hydroxysteroid dehydrogenase-like protein 2 yields the protein MQNTGKLAGITLFITGASRGIGKAIALKAARDGANIVLAAKTAEPHPKLPGTIYTAAAEIEAAGGKALPCVVDVRSEEAVRAAVQKAVQTFGGIDIVVNNASAISLTPTEETDMKRYDLMHNINTRGTFLVSKECLPYLRKSKHAHILNISPPLNMEPHWFSNHVAYTMAKYGMSMCVLGMAREYESANISVNALWPRTIIYTAAVEMLHGQEGYPFSRKPEIMADAAYAILCRSAGSSTGNFFIDDEVLAAEGITDMAQYACVPGNALILTPDIFVNEKKSKL from the exons ATGCAAAATACAGG GAAGCTCGCCGGAATCACGCTATTCATTACCGGTGCATCCAGGGGCATTGGCAAAGCGATCGCACTGAAAGCTGCTCGTGATGGGGCCAACATAGTGCTGGCAGCCAAAACGGCGGAACCTCATCCGAAGCTGCCCGGAACCATCTACACGGCGGCAGCCGAAA TTGAAGCAGCGGGCGGAAAAGCCTTGCCTTGCGTCGTGGATGTGCGCAGTGAGGAAGCCGTCCGGGCTGCCGTTCAAAAAGCGGTCCAAACGTTCGGGGGTATCGATATCGTGGTTAACAATGCCAGTGCCATATCGCTGACTCCAACCGAGGAGACTGATATGAAGCGATACGATCTGATGCACAATATCAACACCAGGGGTACTTTCTTGGT ATCGAAAGAGTGTTTGCCGTATCTGAGGAAAAGCAAGCATGCTCACATCCTGAACATTTCTCCGCCGCTTAACATGGAGCCACATTGGTTCAGCAACCATGTCGCCTATACCATGGCCAAATATGGGATGTCCATGTGCGTGCTCGGCATGGCGCGGGAGTATGAAAGTGCAAACATTTCGGTGAATGCGTTGTGGCCTCGTACGATCATTTACACCGCTGCTGTTGAGATGCTCCACGGTCAGGAGGGCTATCCATTCTCTCGCAAACCGGAAATAATGGCCGATGCTGCATATGCGATACTTTGCCGATCGGCGGGATCTAGTACCGGAAACTTTTTTATAGACGACGAGGTGCTGGCCGCGGAAGGTATTACGGATATGGCACAGTACGCTTGTGTGCCGGGTAACGCACTAATTCTCACCCCGGACATCTTCGTGAACGAGAAAAAATCAAAGCTGTAA
- the LOC120897179 gene encoding N-acylneuraminate-9-phosphatase isoform X3, translated as MSTFRGAIKRLNCDLKISTIFFDLDNTLIATRKADAKACSKVADLLHREHGFSRELANETATNYLTAFRRCPDNPDVALAQWRSQLWQDVLPGTHKHLASELYGRWLEWRYRYLALPVEVQTMLQTLRLQYLLGIITNGPTAAQWEKIDRLALNKYFDCILVSSDLPWAKPDRNIFYAACHYLGVPPGQCVMIGDKLETDIQVSGGDRHGTRTAPGFPPLSRLFSYLNFPGCVFRPHLTAHDPSFFGKIVRIRDTHCEGWY; from the exons ATGAGTACATTCCGTGGTGCCATCAAGAGGCTTAACTGTGATTTGAAGATATCCACAATTTTCTTCGACCTTGATAACACTCTGATCGCAACCAGGAAAGCCGATGCAAAGGCATGCAGCAAG GTGGCCGATCTGCTGCACCGTGAACATGGGTTCAGCCGCGAGCTAGCGAACGAAACTGCCACAAACTATCTAACCGCGTTTCGtcgctgcccggataatccgGACGTGGCATTGGCCCAGTGGCGCTCCCAGCTCTGGCAGGACGTGCTGCCaggcacgcacaaacacttgGCCTCGGAACTGTACGGACGGTGGCTGGAGTGGCGTTACCGCTATCTGGCCCTGCCGGTTGAGGTGCAGACGATGCTGCAAACGCTTCGACTTCAGTACCTGCTCGGGATCATCACCAACGGACCGACGGCGGCACAGTGGGAGAAGATCGACCGGTTGGCGCTGAACAAGTACTTCGATTGCATATTGGTATCCTCTGATTTACCGTGGGCCAAGCCCGATCGCAATATCTTTTACGCAGCTTGCCACTATCTAGGTGTCCCGCCCGGCCAGTGCGTGATGATCGGCGACAAGTTGGAGACCGACATTCAGGTGAGTGGTGGCGATCGCCACGGCACGAGGACGGCTCCGGGTTTCCCCCCTTTGTCGCGGTTGTTTTCGTATCTCAATTTTCCAGGATGTGTCTTCCGTCCCCATTTAACCGCTCACGATCCGTCCTTCTTCGGGAAGATCGTACGCATACGTGACACACACTGCGAAG GGTGGTATTGA
- the LOC120897179 gene encoding N-acylneuraminate-9-phosphatase isoform X1 has protein sequence MSTFRGAIKRLNCDLKISTIFFDLDNTLIATRKADAKACSKVADLLHREHGFSRELANETATNYLTAFRRCPDNPDVALAQWRSQLWQDVLPGTHKHLASELYGRWLEWRYRYLALPVEVQTMLQTLRLQYLLGIITNGPTAAQWEKIDRLALNKYFDCILVSSDLPWAKPDRNIFYAACHYLGVPPGQCVMIGDKLETDIQVSGGDRHGTRTAPGFPPLSRLFSYLNFPGCVFRPHLTAHDPSFFGKIVRIRDTHCEGTPPNAHTHTALHTYIESLNLDLHLRTHFHFHSSIHPFCIFPFVKIVNNHPGGLVLRCSRFN, from the exons ATGAGTACATTCCGTGGTGCCATCAAGAGGCTTAACTGTGATTTGAAGATATCCACAATTTTCTTCGACCTTGATAACACTCTGATCGCAACCAGGAAAGCCGATGCAAAGGCATGCAGCAAG GTGGCCGATCTGCTGCACCGTGAACATGGGTTCAGCCGCGAGCTAGCGAACGAAACTGCCACAAACTATCTAACCGCGTTTCGtcgctgcccggataatccgGACGTGGCATTGGCCCAGTGGCGCTCCCAGCTCTGGCAGGACGTGCTGCCaggcacgcacaaacacttgGCCTCGGAACTGTACGGACGGTGGCTGGAGTGGCGTTACCGCTATCTGGCCCTGCCGGTTGAGGTGCAGACGATGCTGCAAACGCTTCGACTTCAGTACCTGCTCGGGATCATCACCAACGGACCGACGGCGGCACAGTGGGAGAAGATCGACCGGTTGGCGCTGAACAAGTACTTCGATTGCATATTGGTATCCTCTGATTTACCGTGGGCCAAGCCCGATCGCAATATCTTTTACGCAGCTTGCCACTATCTAGGTGTCCCGCCCGGCCAGTGCGTGATGATCGGCGACAAGTTGGAGACCGACATTCAGGTGAGTGGTGGCGATCGCCACGGCACGAGGACGGCTCCGGGTTTCCCCCCTTTGTCGCGGTTGTTTTCGTATCTCAATTTTCCAGGATGTGTCTTCCGTCCCCATTTAACCGCTCACGATCCGTCCTTCTTCGGGAAGATCGTACGCATACGTGACACACACTGCGAAGGTACCCCCCcaaatgcgcacacacacacagcccttCACACATATATTGAATCGTTGAATCTTGATCTTCATTTACGCAcacatttccattttcattcatccatccatcccttCTGCATTTTCCCTTTCGTGAAAATCGTAAACAATCATCCGGGGGGTTTGGTGTTGCGATGTTCTCGTTTCAATTAA
- the LOC120897179 gene encoding N-acylneuraminate-9-phosphatase isoform X2 has product MSTFRGAIKRLNCDLKISTIFFDLDNTLIATRKADAKACSKVADLLHREHGFSRELANETATNYLTAFRRCPDNPDVALAQWRSQLWQDVLPGTHKHLASELYGRWLEWRYRYLALPVEVQTMLQTLRLQYLLGIITNGPTAAQWEKIDRLALNKYFDCILVSSDLPWAKPDRNIFYAACHYLGVPPGQCVMIGDKLETDIQGGIEANLGATVWLPLPTEQRIIGDRTMQDVPEHVRPDAIVDSVLKLPAMLPPSTSFRGRRPAEAEVGDWEQKTTRNRAAQYNRILPEIPDLYSTYSSSSNDCSQHSNGSNSSNNSS; this is encoded by the exons ATGAGTACATTCCGTGGTGCCATCAAGAGGCTTAACTGTGATTTGAAGATATCCACAATTTTCTTCGACCTTGATAACACTCTGATCGCAACCAGGAAAGCCGATGCAAAGGCATGCAGCAAG GTGGCCGATCTGCTGCACCGTGAACATGGGTTCAGCCGCGAGCTAGCGAACGAAACTGCCACAAACTATCTAACCGCGTTTCGtcgctgcccggataatccgGACGTGGCATTGGCCCAGTGGCGCTCCCAGCTCTGGCAGGACGTGCTGCCaggcacgcacaaacacttgGCCTCGGAACTGTACGGACGGTGGCTGGAGTGGCGTTACCGCTATCTGGCCCTGCCGGTTGAGGTGCAGACGATGCTGCAAACGCTTCGACTTCAGTACCTGCTCGGGATCATCACCAACGGACCGACGGCGGCACAGTGGGAGAAGATCGACCGGTTGGCGCTGAACAAGTACTTCGATTGCATATTGGTATCCTCTGATTTACCGTGGGCCAAGCCCGATCGCAATATCTTTTACGCAGCTTGCCACTATCTAGGTGTCCCGCCCGGCCAGTGCGTGATGATCGGCGACAAGTTGGAGACCGACATTCAG GGTGGTATTGAGGCAAATCTTGGTGCGACGGTTTGGCTTCCGCTGCCTACGGAGCAACGCATTATCGGAGACAGGACGATGCAGGATGTGCCGGAGCATGTACGACCGGACGCGATCGTGGACAGTGTGCTGAAACTACCCGCCATGTTACCGCCCTCGACGTCGTTCCGCGGACGAAGACCTGCCGAAGCCGAAGTTGGAGACTGGGAGCAGAAAACTACCCGTAACCGGGCGGCGCAGTACAATCGCATCCTTCCGGAAATTCCCGATCTTTACAGCACGTacagcagctccagcaacGACTGCAGTCAGCATAGCaatggcagcaacagcagcaacaacagcagctga
- the LOC120897176 gene encoding neurochondrin homolog encodes MSGEVSEPIKKCSLILKNAKSDTEKFAALFMVTKLIKGKDCNQAGKRLLFESIGFDFLRKLLTSKDVPDDCPASVYQSVALSILSCFCDDEQLATHQDMLDSIPVFMGIVSTCDDDEYDDNLIIINEAYHCLQSISLYESGRLALRQHDVITKMAQIYTQRSFQIDEALTLIVTLVARFGANSWDNDPKLFHALLQRVSLDFETDHAERKFELAEMISSLLFHCRRDLVARTVQGEIWPECLYKGISDILKSKIGKAQRDPALKLAANAVDVLGIEWTLHDVENPKKFFLLLLQLAAIEVRMQMDNKSFNQCVQQADLITACFIILELSINFMSTDQLDLDQKDKQQVYTGLKGAFSAVLGVLVKLANDTKKDRLQKTEKAFAYAMVRVLTAWLAQETSAMKNQVSKVLPFLFKLANESFYESRDYRIAHKADNVDDHEQQPPADILRVMLPAICHLVVEEEARQIFLKEKEEQVLYDCLLFHWSIAHYKKPPVPRAERLKRMNEPDPEMTPQQLDDMKDSRTAIVSLCNILMNITVLEAKLVEESTLFAQLLRFIFENLPELKDIPDNLVMHGHLAVLGLLLLKQQASKIKKNDFSICRYIQTTIRFLWDAYNIDESNDPQALVVSMQYKEHWFEIMELWFLGMQTMSGIIKLIPWISEFAIESGWAEGIVETLRKVKIGTLPPNVKLAYEDFLSQLVDANPAVAPVLKKADALKVCRNHRMMDLGKKLFGD; translated from the coding sequence ATGTCAGGCGAAGTGAGTGAACCCATTAAAAAATGCTCGTTGATATTGAAAAATGCCAAGAGTGACACGGAAAAGTTTGCCGCCCTGTTTATGGTGACGAAACTGATCAAGGGGAAGGACTGCAACCAGGCCGGCAAACGGTTGCTGTTCGAGTCGATCGGGTTCGACTTCTTGCGCAAGCTGCTCACTAGCAAAGACGTGCCGGATGATTGTCCCGCCTCGGTTTATCAGAGTGTGGCTCTTTCGATTCTGAGCTGCTTCTGCGATGACGAGCAGCTCGCCACGCACCAGGACATGCTAGACAGCATACCCGTGTTCATGGGGATCGTATCGAcgtgcgacgacgacgagtaCGACGACAATCTGATCATTATCAACGAGGCGTACCACTGTCTGCAGAGCATTTCGCTGTACGAAAGTGGCCGGTTGGCGCTGCGCCAGCATGATGTCATCACGAAAATGGCGCAGATCTACACGCAGCGCAGCTTCCAGATCGATGAAGCACTCACGCTAATCGTGACACTGGTCGCTCGCTTTGGAGCGAACTCGTGGGACAACGATCCGAAGTTGTTCCATGCGCTGTTGCAGCGCGTTTCGCTCGACTTTGAAACCGACCACGCGGAGCGCAAGTTCGAGCTGGCGGAGATGATCAGCTCGCTGCTGTTCCACTGTCGCCGAGATCTGGTGGCCCGGACGGTGCAGGGCGAAATCTGGCCCGAATGCTTGTACAAGGGTATTAGCGATATTTTGAAAAGCAAAATCGGCAAGGCACAGCGCGATCCGGCCCTAAAGCTGGCAGCGAATGCGGTCGACGTGCTCGGCATCGAATGGACGTTGCACGATGTGGAGAATCCGAAGAagtttttcctgctgctgctacagctgGCCGCAATCGAGGTGCGCATGCAGATGGACAACAAGAGCTTCAACCAGTGCGTACAGCAAGCCGATCTGATCACGGCCTGCTTCATCATCCTAGAGCTGTCGATCAATTTCATGTCGACGGACCAGCTAGATCTCGACCAAAAGGATAAGCAGCAGGTGTACACGGGCCTAAAGGGTGCCTTTTCCGCGGTGCTTGGTGTGTTGGTAAAGTTGGCCAATGACACCAAGAAAGACCGACTGCAGAAGACGGAGAAGGCGTTTGCGTACGCGATGGTTCGCGTGCTCACAGCCTGGTTGGCGCAGGAAACAAGTGCCATGAAGAATCAAGTTTCCAAAGTGTTGCCTTTCCTGTTCAAGCTGGCCAACGAATCGTTTTACGAGTCACGCGACTACCGCATTGCTCACAAGGCCGACAATGTGGATGATCACGAGCAGCAGCCACCGGCAGACATCTTGCGGGTGATGTTGCCCGCCATATGCCAtctggtggtggaggaggaagcGCGCCAGATTTTCCTGAAGGAGAAGGAAGAGCAGGTGCTGTACGATTGCCTGCTGTTCCACTGGTCAATTGCGCACTACAAGAAACCACCGGTGCCACGCGCCGAACGACTCAAGCGCATGAACGAACCCGACCCAGAGATGACGCCTCAACAGCTGGACGACATGAAGGACTCGCGCACTGCGATCGTTAGCTTGTGCAACATCCTGATGAACATCACCGTGCTGGAGGCCAAGCTGGTCGAGGAGAGTACGCTGTTCGCTCAGTTGCTGCGGTTCATCTTTGAAAACTTACCGGAGCTGAAGGACATACCAGACAATCTGGTGATGCACGGTCACTTGGCTGTGCTGGGACTGCTCTTGCTGAAGCAGCAAGCGTCAAAGATTAAGAAAAACGACTTCTCCATCTGTCGGTACATCCAGACGACGATCCGGTTCCTGTGGGATGCGTACAACATTGACGAGTCGAACGATCCGCAGGCGCTGGTGGTGTCGATGCAGTACAAAGAACACTGGTTCGAGATCATGGAGCTGTGGTTCCTGGGCATGCAGACGATGAGCGGCATCATCAAGCTGATTCCCTGGATCTCCGAGTTTGCAATCGAGAGTGGCTGGGCCGAGGGAATTGTAGAAACATTGCGCAAGGTGAAGATTGGCACGCTGCCCCCGAACGTGAAGCTGGCGTACGAAGACTTCCTGTCCCAGCTCGTCGATGCTAATCCGGCCGTAGCGCCCGTGCTCAAGAAGGCCGATGCGCTGAAGGTGTGCCGTAATCATCGGATGATGGACCTGGGCAAGAAACTGTTCGGAGATTAA